In bacterium, the genomic stretch CGAATCATATTGAATAAAAAGGCGTTTGCCTTGATATTAAAAAATATAATCTCATTTTCTTCAGGAAGCCCGAACTTGTTCGGGGTATTTTCCATCAACAAGTTGAGACAGCCGTTAGTAGAAATACTAAGTTCTTGCACATCTCGGATAGGGCTTTTTACAGTTTTTATTTCTGAGGCAAAGGCACTGAAATCGTGAGTTCCAATTAGGAATTCACAGGCTTGACGCATCTTCTCTAAATTTAACTCAAATGGTAACCAATAGGCATAATGGCGATAAAATACATCAGGATATTTCGAATTAATGAGTAGATAGTGATATTTTCTATATTTAGCGGAAAAGCGGGCATGAAAGGTATCATCTACATAAGAGGCATCATAGACAACAATATCTTCGGGCAAATGGCTGTTTAGTGCCCTGGAAAATGCCTCGATTGGGATACGGGAATTCGTAAAGAAATTCACTACTTGAGTCCTCGCATGAACTTTCGCATCAGTTCTACTTGCACAGATGACTTTTACCTCCTCACCAGTCAATTTCTTTAAAGCCTTTTTTAATGTCCCACAAATCGTATTTACATCTGGTTGAATTGCCCAACCATGATAATTTGTTCCATCGTAAGATAGAATGAGTTTGATATTTTTCATCTGATTTTTAATCCTTCCAACCATACAAATAAAGATTTCCTTCCTTGAACAAGGGCTTCAGGTATTTTGAGGCAAAATCATTGAAACTTTCTACATCTTCCTTTGATACCCCGTTGTCCGGATAATAATAAGCGGAGATGACGGTGGTATTGACCAGGATGTGAGTAATTTGTTGGTTATTAAAATACTCCTTAATTTTAGCCAAATCTTTATAGTCAGAATATTTCCATTGCCAGTGGACAAGAGAAAAATCAGGAATAAATTCTCGGTTGCAATAATAACCTTTCTTTTCACCGATAAAGTATATCTTAGCATTTTTGGGTAAATTTTGGTTGATGAATTCCATTGCATTATAATATCCTTTTTCTGCATTTCGACGGATGAAATCATCCCGCGACTCAAATCCAAGGATAAAACTAATCGGATTACGAAAATGAATGATTTGAAACCCATCCCAGCTTAAAATAGCCAACCAGATACCAGTAATGATGCTGAGAATTACCCTTTTAATGATAACAAGTTTTGGGGTATCAAAAATGGTATAAAAGATACTGGCTAAAATTATGGCTAAAAATGGGAATATAGGAAGAAGATAGCGTGAAGAATGTAATCCAAGACTCCAGAGAATAAATTTTAAAATGATATAAAACAGAAGATAGATACCTGCAATTTTTGTCTTTTTTATAAAAATTAAAAGAGGTAGAAGGGCGAGATAAACCGGGGTAATCGTTGCCCCAAAAGGAAGGTTGCCCAATGCCCCATAAATAGTAACATCCCATG encodes the following:
- the truA gene encoding tRNA pseudouridine(38-40) synthase TruA, producing MVGRIKNQMKNIKLILSYDGTNYHGWAIQPDVNTICGTLKKALKKLTGEEVKVICASRTDAKVHARTQVVNFFTNSRIPIEAFSRALNSHLPEDIVVYDASYVDDTFHARFSAKYRKYHYLLINSKYPDVFYRHYAYWLPFELNLEKMRQACEFLIGTHDFSAFASEIKTVKSPIRDVQELSISTNGCLNLLMENTPNKFGLPEENEIIFFNIKANAFLFNMIRTIVGTLIDVGGGKLAPIDVKHILESKDRAKASPLVPPQGLYLIEVGY